GACAAGGGTTGCGCTCGTTGCGGGACTTAACCCAACATCTCACGACACGAGCTGACGACAGCCATGCACCACCTGTATACCGACCACAAGGGGGGCACTATCTCTAATGCTTTCCGGTATATGTCAAGCCTTGGTAAGGTTCTTCGCGTTGCGTCGAATTAAGCCACATGCTCCGCCGCTTGTGCGGGCCCCCGTCAATTCCTTTGAGTTTTAGCCTTGCGGCCGTACTCCCCAGGCGGGGAACTTAATGCGTTAGCTGCGGCACCGACGACGTGGAATGTCGCCAACACCTAGTTCCCAACGTTTACGGCGTGGACTACCAGGGTATCTAATCCTGTTCGCTCCCCACGCTTTCGCTCCTCAGCGTCAGTAATGGCCCAGAGATCCGCCTTCGCCACCGGTGTTCCTCCTGATATCTGCGCATTTCACCGCTACACCAGGAATTCCGATCTCCCCTACCACACTCTAGCTAGCCCGTATCGAATGCAGACCCGAGGTTAAGCCTCGGGCTTTCACATCCGACGTGACAAGCCGCCTACGAGCTCTTTACGCCCAATAATTCCGGACAACGCTTGCGCCCTACGTATTACCGCGGCTGCTGGCACGTAGTTAGCCGGCGCTTCTTCTGCAGGTACCGTCACTTTCGCTTCTTCCCTGCTGAAAGAGGTTTACAACCCGAAGGCCGTCATCCCTCACGCGGCGTCGCTGCATCAGGCTTTCGCCCATTGTGCAATATTCCCCACTGCTGCCTCCCGTAGGAGTCTGGGCCGTGTCTCAGTCCCAGTGTGGCCGGTCGCCCTCTCAGGCCGGCTACCCGTCGTCGCCTTGGTAGGCCATTACCCCACCAACAAGCTGATAGGCCGCGGGCTCATCCTTCACCGCCGGAGCTTTCCACCACGGAAGATGCCTTCCGCAGTCGTATCCGGTATTAGACCCCGTTTCCAGGGCTTGTCCCAGAGTGAAGGGCAGATTGCCCACGTGTTACTCACCCGTTCGCCACTAATCCACCCCGAAGGGCTTCATCGTTCGACTTGCATGTGTTAAGCACGCCGCCAGCGTTCGTCCTGAGCCAGGATCAAACTCTCCATGAATGTTTACCCGTGATCGGGGTGCACACGCACGAAAGAGCGGGCGCATCATGTCGGAATAAGACCGACGCGCCACAACGTCCTCGCTGTGTTTGTCGCCTGCCAGTGCCCGAAGGCCCGACAGGACTTTTTCAAAGGAACCTCATCCACCGAAGTGGACGGGGTATCAACTTCTGGCGTTGATTTTTGGCACGCTGTTGAGTTCTCAAGGAACGGACGCTTCCTTCGTACTCACCCTCGCGGGTTTTCCTCCGGGCTTTCGTTCTGCTGTCCTGCGTTTCCGACTCTATCAGACTCTTTCGGGCCCGATTTCCTCGGTGCTTTCCAGGTTTCCGCTTTCGCGTTTCCCTTTCCGGCGATTCCGACTCTATCAGAACCTTTCGGGCCTGACTCCCAGTCAGCGGGTGGTGCAGCTCGGGCTGTTGGGCCCTTGCGGCGAGTGAGACAGTAGCGGATTCCCCGCCTCCGAACCTAATCGGGGGCGGCGTCCTCGGACGCGGATTCCTCATTCGCAAATACGCATGAAAACGAGACGACAGAGTGCGTCGTTCGTTCGAATGAGTAGTGCGGAATGGTTGTCCGGGGACCGACCGGAGTCGGCGCTCACGTCGGACAACTCGAAGAACCTTACGGATCGGGCACACCCGTGTCAACCCCCGGCTGACCGCCGCCGCGCCCCGGCGCAAAACTCCCCCGCCCCGGCCCTCGCGGGTCTACCCTGGCTCCCATGACTACGCATGCGCTCACGCTCAGCCTTCGCTGGTGGGCCGCCTGACGGCGGCCGACCTTCCACGCGAGCACGCATGCGCTCACGGCCGCCGCCTCGGCGGCCGTTCTGTTTTCTCCCCTTCCGGGAGTGGCCCGGCCGCCGCCGACACGGAGGCCCGACACCACTCACGCACTCACAGGGAGAGCAGGACATGACGAGGATCTTCAGCGGGATCAAGCCGACCGGTCACATGACCCTGGGGAACTACCTGGGCGCGGTCCGACAGTGGGTCGCCGCCGACCAGGAGCCGGACGACGCCCTGTTCTGCGTCGTCGACCTGCACGCGCTGACCGTCGAGCACGAGCCCGCACGCGTACGGAGGCTGAGCCGGCAGGCCGCGACACTGCTGATGGCCGCCGGCCTGGAACCCGGGCGCTGCACCCTCTTCGTGCAGAGCCACGTCGACGAGCACACGCGGCTGGCCTACCTGCTGGAGTGCACGGCGACCGACGGCGAGCTGCGGCGGATGATCCAGTACCGGGAGAAGGCGGCCAAGGCGCAGGCATCGGGCGAGGGTGTCCGGCTCTCCCTGCTGACCTATCCGGTCCTGATGGCCGCGGACATCCTGGCGTACGGCGCCGCTGAGGTGCCGGTGGGTGAGGACCAGCGGCAGCACGTGGAGCTGACCCGGGACCTGGCGGTGCGCTTCAACCAGCGCTACGGACACACCTTCACCGTGCCGAGGGCCAGCCATCCGGCGGTGGCCGCGCGGGTCATGGACCTGCAGGATCCGACGTCGAAGATGGGGAAGTCCCACGAGAACGGGGCGGGGATCGTCTACCTGCTCGACGAGCCCGCGGTGATCCGCAGGAAGGTGATGCGGGCCGTCACCGACAGCGGGGACGGTGCGGTGGTCTACGACCGGGAGGCGCGGCCGGGCGTGGCGAACCTGCTGGACATCCTGGCGGCGTGCACCGGCGGTGACCCGGCCGCGCTCGCCGACGGGTACGCCGGCTACGGGGCGCTGAAGCGGGACGTGGCCGACGCGGTGGTCGAGCTGCTGCGGCCGTTGCAGGAACGGCACGCGGAGCTGGCGGCCGATCCGGCGCAGGTGGACAAGGCGCTGCGGGAGGGTGCCGGGCGGGCCAGGGAGCTGGCGCGGCCGGTGGTGGACCGGGCGTACGAGGCGATCGGGCTGCTCAGGCCGTAGCCGGGAGTACGGGCCCACGCGGGGGCGGGGGCCCGTACGCGTACGGGTGGGTCAGCTGTTGCCGGAGGCGAGCTCGCGGCTGCGGTCGCGGGCAGCTTCGAGGGCGGCGATCAGGGCGGCGCGTACGCCGTGCTTCTCCAGTTCGACGATCGCGTTGATGGTCGTGCCGGCGGGGGAAGTGACGGCCTCGCGGAGCTTGACGGGGTGCTCGCCGCTGTCGCGGAGCATCACCGCGGCGCCGATGGCGGCCTGGACGATGAGGTCGTGGGCCTGTGCGCGGGGCAGGCCGAGGAGGATGCCGGCGTCGGTCATCGCTTCGACGAGGAAGTAGAAGTAGGCGGGGCCGGAGCCGGAGAGGGCGGTGGCCGCGTCCTGCTGGGACTCGGGAACGCGCAGGGTCTTGCCGACGCCGCCGAAGATCTCCTCGGTGTGGGCGAGGTGCTCGGAGGTGGCGTGGCTGCCGGCGGAGATGACGGACATGGCCTCGTCGACGAGGGCGGGGGTGTTCGTCATGACGCGCACCACGGGGGTGCCGGGGCTGAGGCGCTCCTCGAAGAAGGAGGTGGGGATGCCGGCGGCGCCGCTGATGACGAGGCGGTCGGCGGGGACGTGCGGGGCGAGCTCGTCGAGGAGCTTGGCCATGTCCTGCGGTTTGACGGTGAGGATCAGGGTGTCGGCGCGCTTGGCGGCCTCGGCGTTGGACACGGCCTCGACCCCGTAGCGGGTGCGGAGCTCCTCGGCGCGGTCGCTGCGGCGCGCGGTGACGAGGAGCTTGGAGGCGGGTCGGCCGCCGCGGATCATTCCGCTGAGCAGGGCCTCGCCGATCTTGCCGGTACCGAGGACTGCGACTGTCTGGGTCATGCCCGATTCACCTCGCCGAACTGTTCTTCCGCCTGGGCTGCGTAGACGTGGGCGTACGCGTACGTGTCCTCATCCTTGCACCCGGGCGGGGCGCGGGGTCGCGGTGTCCGCAGTGCGGTCAGGGGGCGGTCAGGGGGTGCGGCGGCGGAGGGTGGCGGCGCCGAGGGTGAGGACGAGCAGGGCGCAGGCGGCGACGATCACGGTGTCGCGGACGAAGTCGGCGGTCATGTCGGTGTGGGTGAGGACCTGGGTCATGCCGTCGACGGCATAGGACATGGGCAGGGCGTCGGAGATGCCTTCGAGTACGGGGTGCATGGTGTCGCGGGCGGCGAAGAGGCCGCACAGGAGCAGCTGGGGGAAGATCACCGCCGGCATGAACTGGACGGCCTGGAACTCGGAGGCGGCGAAGGCGGAGACGAAGAGGCCGAGGGCGGTGCCGAGGAGGGCGTCGAGGAGGGCGACGAGCAGGAGCAGCCAGGGGGAGCCGACGACGTCGAGGCCGAGGGCCCAGAGGGCGAGGCCGGTGGCGAGGAGGGACTGGACGACGGCGACGGCGCCGAAGGCGAGGGCGTAGCCGGCGATGAGGTCGCCCTTGCCCAGGGGCATGGCGAGGAGGCGTTCGAGGGTTCCGGAGGTGCGTTCGCGCAGGGTGGCGATGGAGGTCACCAGGAACATGGTGATGAGGGGGAAGATCCCGAGCAGTGACGCGCCGATGCTGTCGAAGGTGCGGGGGCTGCCGTCGAAGACGAAGCGCAGCAGGGTGAGCATCAGGACGGGCACGAGGACCATCAGGGCGATGGAGCGCGGGTCGTGGCGGAGTTGGCGCAGGACGCGGGCGGCGGTGGCGGCGGTGCGGGCGGCGTTCATCGGGTCTGCTCCTGGGCGGGGAGGGCGCGGGCCTCGTCGACGAGGCGGAGGAAGCCCTCTTCGACGGTGGCGGAGTGGGTGCGGGTGCGCAGGGCGTCGGGGGTGTCCTGGGCGAGGATGCGGCCCTCGCGCATGAGGAGCAGGTCGTGGCAGCGCTCGGCTTCGTCCATGACGTGGGAGGAGACGAGGATCGTGGCGCCGCGGGTGGCGGCGATGTCGTGGAAGAGGTTCCACAGGTCGCGGCGCAGGACGGGGTCGAGTCCGACGGTCGGTTCGTCGAGGACCAGGAGCTCGGGGGTGCCGAGCAGGGCGACGGCGAGGGAGACGCGGCTGCGCTGGCCGCCGGAGAGGTTGCCGGCGAGGGCGCCGGCGCGGCTGGTGAGGTCGACGTCGGCGATGGCGCGGCTGACGGCGTCGGCGCGGCGGGTGGCGGCGGCTCGGCCGGGGTCGAGGATCGCGGCGAAGTAGTCGAGGTTCTGGCGGACGGTGAGGTCGTCGTAGACGGAGGGTGCCTGGGTGACGTAGCCGATGCGGGAGCGGAGGTCGGGGTGGCCGGCGGGGCGGCCGAGGACGTCGAGGGTGCCGGTGACGTGGGCCTGGGTGCCGACGATGGCGCGCAGGAGGGTGGATTTGCCGCAGCCGGAGGGGCCGAGGAGGCCGGTGATGCGGCCGCGGGGGACGTCGAAGGCGATGTCGTCGATGACGGTGCGCGGGGTGCGGCCGGTGCCGCGGCGGACGGTGAGGCCGTGGGCGTGCACGGCGGCGGCGTGCACGGCGGCGGTGGGCGCGGTGGCGGTAGGCGCGGTGGCGGGGTGCGCGGTGGCGGTGGGCGCGGTGGCAGGTTCCGCGTCGGCCGGTTCTGCACCGGCCCGGTTATTCATCATGTGATGAATAATGCTCCTGCCGGTGCCGGGGCGTCAATCACCGGGGAAGCTACTTCTTGCGCTTGGGGCGGCGGGCGGCCGGGTTCCCCGTACGGGTGCTGCGGCGGCGCTCGTAGTCGGCCAGGGCGCGCTCGTACTCGGCGCGGCGGAGCTTCTCGCCGGGGGCTTCGACCAGGCAGCGCAGGGAGTAGGCGATGAGGGAGCCGATGAAACCGATCGTCTTCAGGCCCTTGAGGGCGGCCTCGTCGGAGGACGGGGCCGGACGCCGGTTGTAGGAGTCCCAGGTCTTGATGAAGGCGATGGAGCTGGCGATCGCGAAGAGGACGACGACGGAGATGCTGAGGAAGGGGCCGACGTTGCCGATCTCCAGGCCCTCGTAGGACAGGCGCAGCAGGACGGCTGCCGCGGTGGCCGTGACGAGGGAGCCGACGGCGAGGGCGGCGCGGCGCAGGCCGTAGCCGCTCTCGCGCTTCACCCAGGTGGTGCCGAAGTAGCGGATCGGCTCGGGCTGCGGGCCGGTGGGGACCGTGGGCCCGGAGGCGGCGGACGCGGTCGAGGCCGCGCGGGCCGAGGCCGCCCGGGCCGGGACAGCCGCGTCGGCCGCCGGTCCGGCGGGGGTCTGGTCTCGCTGGTCGTCGCTCACAGCAGCGATTATCCCCCGCCGGGCCGGTCGCGCCGGGTGTGTCTCACGTGTCAGACGGGTCGTGTGCGAGGCACGTGGCGTGTGTGGCGCTCCGCCGCCGGCCGGTCAGCCGCAGCGCGTGACCACGAAGCCGTCGCTGCCGGTCCGCACGTACGCGTCGGAGACGAACCGGCCGTTGCCGACGCAGTCCCAGATGTCGCTCGTGCCGTACGGGCCGGAGACCGTGGTGCCCTCCGTCTGGCAGCGCAGCGTGACGGTCGCGCCGAGCGGCAGGACGTCGATCACCGAGTAGCTGGTGCCGGGACCGCTGCGGACGTTCAGCCGGTAGCCGGGGGCGACCGGATAGGACGGGTAGCCGGAGCCGGCGGCCAGGCTCTGGACTTGGCTCGAATCGTTCTCCACCGACATGCGAAATCTCCCCCCATGGGCGTTGCCGTGCGCAACTCGCGCAGGGTAGCAGGACCTTGGAGATGCCCGACCGTCATCGACTAGGCTCCGGCGGGGGTGGTGAGCGGTGCATTCGCTGCGCGCGGACTACGCGGGCTTTCCGGAGTACGCCGGGCAGTACCGGCTCGAATCGGTGCTCGGCTCCGGAGGGATGGGCGTCGTCCATCTCGCCACGTCCGGCTCGGGGCTGAAACTCGCCGTCAAGATCGTGCATGCCGAGCATGCGGTGGACCCGGAGTTCCGGGCGCGCTTCCGGCAGGAGGTCGCGGCCGCGCGCAGGGTGAGCGGGGCGTTCACCGCACCAGTCGTGGACGCCGACCCCGACGCCGAGCGGCCCTGGATGGCCACCCTGTTCATCGACGCGCCGACGCTCGCCGAGCGGGTACGGGAGCGGGTGCTGGACCGCACCGAGCTGGCCCGGCTCGCCGCCGGACTGGCGGAGGCGCTGCGGGACATCCACCGGGCGGGCGTGGTGCACCGGGACCTCAAGCCGAGCAACGTGCTCATGGCACCCGACGGCGTACGCGTCATCGACTTCGGGATCTCCCGGCCGGCCGACAGCGACCTGCGCACCGAGACCGGAAAGCTGATCGGGACGCCGCCGTTCATGGCGCCCGAGCAGTTCCAGCGGCCCCGCGACGTGGGAACGGCCGCGGACGTCTTCGCCCTCGGCGCGGTGCTCGTGCACGCGGCGACGGGCCGCGGGCCCTTCGACTCCGACAGCCACTACCTGGTGGCGTACCAGGTGGTGCACGCTGAGCCCGATCTGACCGGGCTGCCGCGGCAGCTCGTACCGATCGTCGAACGGTGCCTGGCCAAGGATCCGCAGGAGCGGCCGACCGCGGCGGAGCTGATCGCCGAGATGCGTGCGGTCGCGTACCCGACCGCGGAGGACACCCAGGCCTTCATCCCCCAGCCGCGCAGGCCCGACGGGGCCGAGCTGCTGACCCACCGCAGGGAGCGGGTCCCCGCCGGGCCGGAGCCCCGGGCCCCGCGCCGGCGGCGGGCGCGGGTCGCGGTCGCTGCGGGGGTCGGGCTGCTGCTCGGGGGCGGCGCGGTCGGCGGGTACCTGCACTTCGGTACGGCCGCCGGTTCGTCGTCCGCGCAGATCGCCGGGAAGGCGGATCCGGCTCACGCCCCGAAGGCCTTCGCCCCCTGGTCGGTCCCCCTGGGCAAGCCCGGCACGGGCAGCCGGATCGGCGCCTGCTCCTGGCACGCGGAGGCCCTGTACTGCGCCGGGCCCGGGCTCGCCGCGGCCCGGCTCGACCCGGCCGACGGTACGGCGGTGTGGGCGGTGGAGGCGGACGCGTCCGGCCTGGCGAAGGGGGCGGCCACACCGGGTGCGCCCCTGCACACCGGCGGGCTGGTCCTCGTCGTGGTGCCGGGCGGTGAAACGCTCCGGGCGCTGGACCCGGCCACGGGCGCCGAGCGGTGGCGGCACCGGCTCCCCGCGGGTGCGCAGGCGGTGGCCGCGGGCGCGCAGGTACTGCTGGCGGGCACGAACGGCAGCGTCACCGCACTGGACGCGGCCGCCGGGACGACGCGCTGGACCCGGCAGATCGCCGGGGTCGGCTCCGTGTGGTGGACCGGCGGCGGGACGGAGGGCGGCGGCGCGCCCGCACTGTACGTGGCGACGCCCGACGGCAGCGGTTCCACGCAGCTCGCGGCGGTCGACGCGGCGACCGGAAACGTCACCGGCCAGTTCCGTACGGCGGGGCGGCTGCGGCCGGTCGGGGCGGCGGCCGGCGGGCTGTACCTGGTGGACGTCGACGCGTCCGGCCGGACCGGCGCCGTCGTACGGGCCGACCTCTCGGCGCGGACGGCACAGCGGGTGCGCCTCACGGCGCCGCTGTTCGACGCGGAGGCGGCGGTGGACCGGGACGGGGTCACGTACCTGTTCGGGACCTCCGGCGCGCTGGTCGCGGTCGGGTCGGACAAGGAGCGGTGGCGGCGGGAGACGGGCGTGACGGTGGCCTCGCGCCCGGTGGTCGCCGACGGCCGGGTCCTCCTGACGGCGCCGGACGGCCGGCTGCTGGCCGTCGACGCCGCCGACGGCCGGCCGGCGGGCCAGACCAGGCCGCGGATGGCCGAGGGCCGGGACACCTACGCGTCGACGCTGCCCGCGCCGGTGGCCGGCGGCGGGCGGGTGTTCGCGGGCGCGCCCGACGGGTCGGTGTTCGCGGTGGACGCCGCCGACCCGGCCCGCTGGTGAGACGCGGGCGCCCCCGTACCGGACGGTGCGGGGCGTCGCTGCCGGTGGCCGGCCGGGTCAGCCCAGCCGGGTGACGTCGCGGACCGCGCCCTTGTCGGCGCTGGTGGCCATCGCGGCGTAGGCGCGCAGGGCCGCGGAGACCTTGCGCTCGCGGTTCTTCGGCGCGTAGACCCCGCCCAGGGCCTCATGGCGGGCGGCCAGGGTGGCCTCGTCGACGAGGATCTCGATGGACCGGTTCGGAATGTCGATGCGGATGCGGTCGCCGTCCTCGACCACGGCGATGTCACCGCCGGACGCCGCCTCCGGGGAGGCGTGGCCGATGGACAGGCCGGAGGTGCCGCCGGAGAAGCGGCCGTCCGTCACCAGCGCGCACACCTTGCCCAGACCGCGGCCCTTCAGGAAGGAGGTCGGGTAGAGCATCTCCTGCATGCCGGGGCCGCCGCGCGGGCCCTCGTAGCGGATGACGACGACGTCGCCCGCCTTGACCTCCTTGCGCAGGATCTTGTCGACGGCCTCGTCCTGCGACTCGCAGACGACCGCCGGGCCCTCGAAGGTCCAGATCGACTCGTCGACGCCGGCCGTCTTCACGACGCAGCCGTCGACGGCGATGTTGCCGCGCAGGACGGCCAGGCCGCCGTCCTTGGAGTACGCGTGCTGCACGGAGCGGATGCAGCCGCCCTCGGCGTCGAGGTCGAGGGCGTCCCAGCGCTCGGACTGGGAGAAGGCCGTCGCGGAGCGAACACAGCCGGGGGCCGCGTGCCACAGCTCCACCGCGGTGTCGGACGCCGTGCCCGAGCGGACGTCCCACGTGCCGAGCCAGTCCTCCAGGCCCTCGGAGTGGACCGTCGTCACGTCCTTGTTGAGGAGCCCGCCGCGGTGCAGCTCGCCGAGGATGGCGGGGATGCCGCCGGCGCGGTGCACGTCCTCCATGTAGTACGTGCCGCCGGGCGCGACGTTCGGTGCGACCTTGGCCAGGCAGGGGACCCGGCGCGAGACGGCGTCGATGTCCTTGAGGTCGTAGTCCAGACCCGCCTCCTGCGCGGCGGCGAGCAGGTGCAGGATCGTGTTGGTGGAGCCGCCCATGGCG
This DNA window, taken from Streptomyces sp. TN58, encodes the following:
- the trpS gene encoding tryptophan--tRNA ligase, whose product is MTRIFSGIKPTGHMTLGNYLGAVRQWVAADQEPDDALFCVVDLHALTVEHEPARVRRLSRQAATLLMAAGLEPGRCTLFVQSHVDEHTRLAYLLECTATDGELRRMIQYREKAAKAQASGEGVRLSLLTYPVLMAADILAYGAAEVPVGEDQRQHVELTRDLAVRFNQRYGHTFTVPRASHPAVAARVMDLQDPTSKMGKSHENGAGIVYLLDEPAVIRRKVMRAVTDSGDGAVVYDREARPGVANLLDILAACTGGDPAALADGYAGYGALKRDVADAVVELLRPLQERHAELAADPAQVDKALREGAGRARELARPVVDRAYEAIGLLRP
- the proC gene encoding pyrroline-5-carboxylate reductase, coding for MTQTVAVLGTGKIGEALLSGMIRGGRPASKLLVTARRSDRAEELRTRYGVEAVSNAEAAKRADTLILTVKPQDMAKLLDELAPHVPADRLVISGAAGIPTSFFEERLSPGTPVVRVMTNTPALVDEAMSVISAGSHATSEHLAHTEEIFGGVGKTLRVPESQQDAATALSGSGPAYFYFLVEAMTDAGILLGLPRAQAHDLIVQAAIGAAVMLRDSGEHPVKLREAVTSPAGTTINAIVELEKHGVRAALIAALEAARDRSRELASGNS
- a CDS encoding ABC transporter permease, which encodes MNAARTAATAARVLRQLRHDPRSIALMVLVPVLMLTLLRFVFDGSPRTFDSIGASLLGIFPLITMFLVTSIATLRERTSGTLERLLAMPLGKGDLIAGYALAFGAVAVVQSLLATGLALWALGLDVVGSPWLLLLVALLDALLGTALGLFVSAFAASEFQAVQFMPAVIFPQLLLCGLFAARDTMHPVLEGISDALPMSYAVDGMTQVLTHTDMTADFVRDTVIVAACALLVLTLGAATLRRRTP
- a CDS encoding ABC transporter ATP-binding protein, whose protein sequence is MMNNRAGAEPADAEPATAPTATAHPATAPTATAPTAAVHAAAVHAHGLTVRRGTGRTPRTVIDDIAFDVPRGRITGLLGPSGCGKSTLLRAIVGTQAHVTGTLDVLGRPAGHPDLRSRIGYVTQAPSVYDDLTVRQNLDYFAAILDPGRAAATRRADAVSRAIADVDLTSRAGALAGNLSGGQRSRVSLAVALLGTPELLVLDEPTVGLDPVLRRDLWNLFHDIAATRGATILVSSHVMDEAERCHDLLLMREGRILAQDTPDALRTRTHSATVEEGFLRLVDEARALPAQEQTR
- a CDS encoding SH3 domain-containing protein, encoding MSVENDSSQVQSLAAGSGYPSYPVAPGYRLNVRSGPGTSYSVIDVLPLGATVTLRCQTEGTTVSGPYGTSDIWDCVGNGRFVSDAYVRTGSDGFVVTRCG
- a CDS encoding protein kinase domain-containing protein; translation: MHSLRADYAGFPEYAGQYRLESVLGSGGMGVVHLATSGSGLKLAVKIVHAEHAVDPEFRARFRQEVAAARRVSGAFTAPVVDADPDAERPWMATLFIDAPTLAERVRERVLDRTELARLAAGLAEALRDIHRAGVVHRDLKPSNVLMAPDGVRVIDFGISRPADSDLRTETGKLIGTPPFMAPEQFQRPRDVGTAADVFALGAVLVHAATGRGPFDSDSHYLVAYQVVHAEPDLTGLPRQLVPIVERCLAKDPQERPTAAELIAEMRAVAYPTAEDTQAFIPQPRRPDGAELLTHRRERVPAGPEPRAPRRRRARVAVAAGVGLLLGGGAVGGYLHFGTAAGSSSAQIAGKADPAHAPKAFAPWSVPLGKPGTGSRIGACSWHAEALYCAGPGLAAARLDPADGTAVWAVEADASGLAKGAATPGAPLHTGGLVLVVVPGGETLRALDPATGAERWRHRLPAGAQAVAAGAQVLLAGTNGSVTALDAAAGTTRWTRQIAGVGSVWWTGGGTEGGGAPALYVATPDGSGSTQLAAVDAATGNVTGQFRTAGRLRPVGAAAGGLYLVDVDASGRTGAVVRADLSARTAQRVRLTAPLFDAEAAVDRDGVTYLFGTSGALVAVGSDKERWRRETGVTVASRPVVADGRVLLTAPDGRLLAVDAADGRPAGQTRPRMAEGRDTYASTLPAPVAGGGRVFAGAPDGSVFAVDAADPARW
- the ilvD gene encoding dihydroxy-acid dehydratase: MPELRSRTVTHGRNMAGARALMRASGVASEDIGKPVIAVANSFTEFVPGHTHLAPVGRIVSDAIRAAGAIPREFNTIAVDDGIAMGHGGMLYSLPSRDLIADSVEYMVEAHCADALICISNCDKITPGMLMAAMRLNIPAVFVSGGPMEAGQAVLVDGTVRKLDLIDAMVDASNENVSDEDVLRIEENACPTCGSCSGMFTANSMNCLAEAIGLALPGNGSVLATHTARRALYEDAGRTVVEITKRYYEGGDESVLPRSIATREAFENAMALDIAMGGSTNTILHLLAAAQEAGLDYDLKDIDAVSRRVPCLAKVAPNVAPGGTYYMEDVHRAGGIPAILGELHRGGLLNKDVTTVHSEGLEDWLGTWDVRSGTASDTAVELWHAAPGCVRSATAFSQSERWDALDLDAEGGCIRSVQHAYSKDGGLAVLRGNIAVDGCVVKTAGVDESIWTFEGPAVVCESQDEAVDKILRKEVKAGDVVVIRYEGPRGGPGMQEMLYPTSFLKGRGLGKVCALVTDGRFSGGTSGLSIGHASPEAASGGDIAVVEDGDRIRIDIPNRSIEILVDEATLAARHEALGGVYAPKNRERKVSAALRAYAAMATSADKGAVRDVTRLG